GACTCAGCTCTGGAATGGAGacttgagagaaaaaaaataatttatgaaaattttAACCTAATTctctaaaatatattaattatgtgcttaattagaaatttttaattaaaaataaatgatttGAACATTCTAATGTATATAtgagaaaattttattttatctaaaaaaattatattctcTTTTTGTATTATCACTTTTTAatctaatagtaaaaataaatagaataaataagaGGTTGAATTCTTtatatatttgtaatttttgtgtgaaatacaaaaatatttgactattttaatattttgcaTTGTTATGGTGGCAGTATAATTCCTCACTAAcgtattgtaaaaaaaaattatgtaaaaataatgttttatgattttttttaattatgaaaaagCAGAACATACAATGATGCTAATACACAATTTAGATTATTTTCGAGGAATCCATCCctaaaaaaaaaagctaaaagtgtagagaaaacaaaaataaaagtatgcATACAATGTGCctcttttcttatttaatgTGTTGCATACAAATCGACATACATGGAGAACGAGAACTAACAGCTTCATCAtatcatattatttatttactagcACTTGCTTTCTCTTCATCTGTCTTTGGATTGGTGCAATTGCAAGGGTTGAAACCTTTCTGAAGCAACTTCTCAACCTCTTCAAACTGAAGCCCTTTGGTCTCTGGTACCAATAGATAGATGGCAATGAGCCCAATTGTGGAAAACCCAGCAAAGAGGAGGAATGTTCCTGCAGCCCCAAGTGCATGGATGAGTGACAAGAATGTCAAACTCACTATGAGATTAGCACACCAGTTTGAAACTGCTGCTATGCCTCCACAAATTCCCCTGAATCTCAACGGATAAATCTCTGAGTTCAAAACCCAAGGCACTGATCCCATTCCAGGAGAGTAGGCTAGGATATATAGTCCCAACACTATAACTGCAAGCACTCCAATTTTGCTTGGGCATCCATCAGAAAACCACACGCGCTTTTGCTCACCGCACACCGCTTTGACTTCCTTTGTTTCCGCCAGGCATGCTCCCGGAAGATGCTACATCATGTTTATTGATTATGTTAGATTAGATTAGACTAATACATAGATATAGATAAGTTGAAAGAGATGGAAGTGATGAACTTACATTGCCCCCAGTGCTGGCACAGAAGGCACATTCAGCTTTCAAACATTTCATGCAGTTCCATGAAGAGACATTAGGGGCATCAAGATAAGCCTGGCATGTAGCGTTAGCACCGAAGCTGAGGGTGTCAACATTGTCAATTGGAGGAGCGGTGGTAGCTGCCTGATAAAAAACTTCGGTGAGAGTGAGGAGGCAAATGATTATTGCAATAAGGGATAGGAGCATGAGCTTTCTCCTTCCATATttatcgatgcaaagcatgctgAGGATAGATCCAACGGCGTTGAGACCAGATGTGACGAGGGAGAGTGCAAGTGCGGTAGATTTTGATGCAATGCCGGCAAACTGAACAATGGTTGGGCTGTAATACATGACGGTGTTGATGCCAACGAATTGTTGAGCGACTTGAGCAGTCACGCCTGCATACAATCCTCTTCGAACAGCAACGTTGCTGAAAGCAGCCTTCATTTTCTCTCCAAGAGTTTGACCGATCAACCCTTCctcttgcttctcttgttctatGGCTTCTCTCATTGCTTTTATCTCCCCTTCAATCTCGTCTGCTCTGTAAATCTTTTTCAGGATTTTCCTTGACTCATTTTCTTTTCCCTGGTTGTACAACCACCTCGGTGACTCAGGAAGGGTCAGCATTAAAACGAACTGAACAACTGCCGGAAGTCCGGCCACCCCAAGCATCCAACGCCACGTTCCAGGAGTCTGTATATTATGTTAAATAGTTTAGTCAAATATGTTAAATTATCTAATCTTTTTTAGTTATTATCCGAGTAGGTATATATATACCTTGGTGAATGCGAGGTTGATAAGGTAGGAGAGGAACTGGCCAAAGGTGATGAGGAGACCATTGATACAAACGAGAGCTCCTCTAATGGCAGCTGGAGAGGCTTCTGAGATATAGAGAGGGGAAGTCATGGAAGCTATGCCAACTCCAAAACCAACCAAAATTCTTCCAACGACGAGGACCCAAGGAGTAGGGGCAATAGCCATGATTATTGCGCCAAGAAAGAAAACAATATCAGCCCCCAAGATAGAGGTCTTACGGCCGAGCATGTCGTTCATCCATCCACCAAGTGCAGCACCAATGATGGCTCCCGCTACAGCCATACTTACAATGACTTCCTGCAACCATAATTTCTTATCAACTTCTACAAAGTCTTCGCGAATGTAAAGTAAGGCTCCTGAGATAACACCAGTATCGTAGCCGAAGAGGAGACCTCCAATTCCGGCCGATAGAGCAAGACGCATGATGTAAGGCGAACTGGTTGCTCTTTTCCAGAATTCCGTGAACTCTTGCTTACTCGCTGCCTCTGGCCCTCCTTCCATTTTTACTGATCACCTTATTAATTTAATGTCAACTCTATTGATGATTTCTATCTTACCTCTACCACTTGCACTCCACGCTGAAAATATTATTATTCCATCAATCATTGTTTATTTATGCATGTAATTAATCTCATGCATTTCATAACATCATGCAGACTTTCAATTataaagtaaaatttgatcttaacgataattaatcaataatatatattcttTCTTAACACCTTATCAGAAAGGTAATTATTATTGTTCCTAATTAACCATGTAGAGTTGTGATCAGCAACACAAAAACAATTAGGAATATATCCTATcatatcattattatttattcatATATAAAGGAAAGAACAATCCAAAAAAGAATTGAGATAAATTAAACAGATAAAATATGTTACGTACTTGTATTATAGAGAAAGTTGAGAGAAAATAAACTTTATTATGGAAATCACAGCACTCTAATGTTAAACTTTTACAAAAAATTTCTCAGATCAGTTGTGTGGTATTATGCTTCCTTTATTGTTTTGTATTATTGGTTTAAACTCTGTATTTTTTCTCCTTTATATATAAATCTTTCACATTAATGACAGCTAATATATTCATATCTTTAACAAACAAGACACCAAAATTTGCCTTTATTATATTCAATCATGTCTTATTGTCTTAACGGTATATTAGTTCTCTTAATCCTATCCAATTCTTGTTTTgtcttgttttttgttttttgtttttttttttgttaaaattgaTATGTTTTTTCATGTATCTTATCTATTTATAATCTAAGTAAAACTAAGTTTgctaacaaaataataaaataaaataaaaaataagaataaaataactACTTTTTTAAACCAATATATAAAAGTCAAACCCTTCAAGTtatgtaattttattattactttattCGAAAAGACAAATGAAATTGTGCTGGTGATACACTTTTAAGGAGACAAATATCActttaatattttgaaaatttcaacattttattatattcaaaatgtATTCTCCCATCTCTAACCAATAGTAAGAGTTAATTAATCAATTCGAAACATGTTTTGGAGTGAATATTTATTTGTTGAGgagttcaaaaaaaaattagtttgtactaaattttaatttagtctctaatattttttaagataaattattagtttttaataaaaaaaattgatagagggtaataatatatatacccCAGAAATTGTCGAATATGATAATATGTTCTAAAGAGGTTATGCCCCGAGTAACCATGTTAAAGGAGggaatatgaaagagaaaagaagggTAAAATGCTATTCCAATTAGCATCATATTAAATATATCACTCCCTTGTGTTTTTATCTTTTACCTTCATTTGTTACATCTCaatattttttagatcctcatttttatgtatatatgtaaCAAACAAAAATATGTATAGATGTATACCGAAAGTCACCACAACAGTCCCATATATAGATGTATGTACCAATAATTTCTTATATATTTATAGTTTTTTGAGGTCATATTATATATTCTCACCACACAACTTATCTGAGAGACCTTCTGTGACTCCTTCCACCTGCATAAGATCGATCTCAATTACACGAATTAGAGAGATACAATGAAAGTTTAACATTAGAGTGGTGTGGTTTCCATAACAAAGCTcattttttctctatttttttctgTAGTACAAGTATGTAAGGGTTCATGGAATTCTGGAAAAGAACAACCAGTTCGCCCTACATCATGTGCCTTACTCTATCTGTCGAAATTGGAGGTCTTCTCTTTGGCTATGACACTGGTGTTATCTCAAGAGACTTGCTTTATATTCACGAAAATTTTGTAGAAGTTGATAAGAAATTATGGTTACAGGAAGTCATTGTAAGTATGACCGTAACGGAAGCCATTGTTGGTGGTGCAGTTGGTGAATGGATGAATGATAGGCTTGGCCGTAAGACCGCTATCTTGGGGGACTGATATTGTTTTCTTTCTTGGCACAATAGTCATGGCTATTGCCCAAACTCCTTGGGTCCTCATCGTTGGAAGAATTTTGGTTGGTTTTGAAATTGGTATAGCTTCCATGAGACTTTCCCTCTCTACATCTTAGAAGCCTCTCCAACTGCCATTAGAAGAGCTCTCGTTTGTATCAATGGTCTCCTCATCACCTTTAACCAATTCCTTTCCTACTTTATTAACCTCGCATTCACCAAGGTATATCTGCTTAGATAATAACTAATAAGAACTGTTATATAATTTAATGTATTTGACTAAACTATTTGAAATAATGTATCCACATCTTATCTATCTTGATAAACTTGTGCAGACTCCTGGAACGTGGCGTTGGATGCTTGGGGTGGCTGAACTTCTGGCAGTGGTTCAGATTAGTCATCAAACCCGAGACCTCTAGGTAAAAATGAAGAGACTATGTCATTTGAGTTAGAGTCCCGCTAGGGAGACAATGGGATAGCTATACAATATATACAATGAACAATTTATTTGCCCCAATTAAAGCTAAAATTAAAAATGGAcccattttttttaacttacTATCACAAAATCCTTTAGTTTCACTTTAATCCTAACCAtctaattctaatttcaaatttcacCCAATACCTTCTTGGTGAACCGACGGCACCCCTCTCAACCCCACCGTCACCACCTCCGATAACCATCTCACTGCAGCGGCGCCAACTGACCCCGCACCTTCCTCAGCGCCTTGCACCCGCCGACTGCTCACCCTTCTGCGCGAGCATCTTCGGTCGCCGACAGCAGCAAGGACGGTCCCCCCTGGATGTTCTCCGTCGCGATACACGGGTGCAGTTCGCCGGCGGGCCTCAACGTCGGCTGGGTTGCGCCTCGCATGAGGCTGGGTCGCTGCTCGACTCGGCGCCAGTACCGGGACCCCTGTGTGTGCACCTGGCGGCCTCCATCCTCCGTCCAAGTCCGTTACGTCAACGTCATTGTTGTTGCGACCCACGAGTACCTTGCGTTGTCGGGAATGTACGGGAGGTTAGTGGGTA
Above is a genomic segment from Arachis stenosperma cultivar V10309 chromosome 1, arast.V10309.gnm1.PFL2, whole genome shotgun sequence containing:
- the LOC130933830 gene encoding inositol transporter 4-like, with translation MEGGPEAASKQEFTEFWKRATSSPYIMRLALSAGIGGLLFGYDTGVISGALLYIREDFVEVDKKLWLQEVIVSMAVAGAIIGAALGGWMNDMLGRKTSILGADIVFFLGAIIMAIAPTPWVLVVGRILVGFGVGIASMTSPLYISEASPAAIRGALVCINGLLITFGQFLSYLINLAFTKTPGTWRWMLGVAGLPAVVQFVLMLTLPESPRWLYNQGKENESRKILKKIYRADEIEGEIKAMREAIEQEKQEEGLIGQTLGEKMKAAFSNVAVRRGLYAGVTAQVAQQFVGINTVMYYSPTIVQFAGIASKSTALALSLVTSGLNAVGSILSMLCIDKYGRRKLMLLSLIAIIICLLTLTEVFYQAATTAPPIDNVDTLSFGANATCQAYLDAPNVSSWNCMKCLKAECAFCASTGGNHLPGACLAETKEVKAVCGEQKRVWFSDGCPSKIGVLAVIVLGLYILAYSPGMGSVPWVLNSEIYPLRFRGICGGIAAVSNWCANLIVSLTFLSLIHALGAAGTFLLFAGFSTIGLIAIYLLVPETKGLQFEEVEKLLQKGFNPCNCTNPKTDEEKASASK